A genomic window from Scatophagus argus isolate fScaArg1 chromosome 17, fScaArg1.pri, whole genome shotgun sequence includes:
- the mapk15 gene encoding mitogen-activated protein kinase 15 isoform X1 — protein sequence MLFEPPMLLCIHVHHVFKPSLYFNLKRNSCNYPDLSSAAYGIVWKAVDRQTGEIVAVKKIFDAFRNRTDAQRTFREIMFLQEFGDHPNIIKLLNVIRAQNDKDIYLIFEYMDTDLHAVIKKGTLLKDIHKRYVMYQLLKAIKYLHSGNVIHRDQKPSNVLLDTDCVVKLCDFGLARSLNQIQEDSGNPALTEYVATRWYRAPEILLGSTRYTKGVDMWSLGCILGEMLLGKALFPGTSTINQIEKIMSAIPHPSPEDILAVKSEYGSSVIQRMLLKPQVPLEDLLQPSVPPDALDLLRGLLVFNPDKRLTAEQALQHPYVARFHSPAKEPALNYDVVLPVDDDVQLSVVQYRNKLYEMMLERRTNQGMLRLIQPKDGDSVTRGGKPSVIDKVENGSVAANGGGDGGHKEKTEHEKTDETNYTPLHSGTTKPGTINVSTLPAVEKSPLASPGLGKLTYNPITHLPNGFIPAGPHYYHSTAASRRQVEQTGNGNATASPTEGASANVSVDQILQRGRSAPVSHNRSFSLTLNQTQNNLLIRKDESPLSSGLHVTSARLNQRSNSQVREARPQPRFSKKVFQSNCNVAAAGDPRAKLGSYSQAYGTINKSDLDNLLRSRPCNQ from the exons ATGCTGTTCGAGCCTCCTATGCTCCTGTGCATTCATGTTCACCACGTCTTTAAGCCGTCTCTGTACTTCAACCTTAAGAGAAATTCCTGTAATTATCCAGACTTAAGTTCCGCA GCGTATGGCATTGTGTGGAAagctgtggacagacagacaggtgagattGTGGCTGTGAAGAAGATCTTTGATGCCTTCAGGAACAGGACAGATGCCCAG CGGACTTTCAGGGAAATCATGTTCCTCCAG GAGTTTGGAGATCATCCCAACATCATCAAACTCTTAAATGTCATCAGAGCCCAGAATGACAAAGACATTTACCTCATCTTTGAATATATGG ATACCGACCTGCATGCTGTGATAAAGAAAGGCACCCTGCTGAAAGACATCCACAAACGTTATGTGATGTACCAGCTGCTCAAAGCCATCAAATACCTGCATTCAGGGAATGTTATCCACAGGGACCAAAAG CCATCCAACGTGTTGCTGGACACTGACTGTGTAGTCAAGCTGTGTGATTTTGGCTTGGCCAGATCACTCAACCAGATCCAAGAAGACAGTGGAAACCCAGCACTGACGGAGTACGTGGCGACTCGGTGGTACAGAGCTCCTGAGATCCTGCTGGGATCCACAAG GTACACTAAAGGTGTGGACATGTGGAGTCTTGGCTGTATCCTGGGAGAAATGCTGCTGGGAAAAGCCCTGTTTCCCGGGACTTCCACCATCAACCAAATAGAAAAGATCATGAGCGCCATTCCACACCCAAGCCCAGAGG ATATTCTGGCAGTCAAGTCTGAATATGGATCCTCTGTCATTCAGAGAATGTTGCTGAA ACCACAGGTGCCTTTGGAGGATCTTTTGCAGCCATCTGTGCCTCCTGATGCTCTGGACCTGTTGAGAGGTTTGCTAGTTTTCAACCCAGACAAGCGACTGACTGCTGAGCAAGCACTTCAACACCCATATGTAGCCAG GTTTCATAGTCCAGCCAAGGAGCCAGCTCTTAACTATGATGTAGTGCTGCCAGTGGATGATGATGTACAATTATCTGTAGTTCAGTACCGCAACAAACTTTATGAG ATGATGCTGGAGAGGAGGACTAATCAGGGGATGCTAAGGCTGATCCAGCCAAAGGATGGAGACAGTGTCACTCGTGGAGGGAAACCCAGTGTTATAGATAAAGTAGAGAACGGCTCAGTGGCAGCCAATGGCGGTGGGGACGGTGGCCAtaaggagaaaacagaacatgaaaagactgatgAGACAAACTACACACCTTTACATTCAGGCACCACCAAACCTGGGACTATAAATGTGTCAACCCTGCCTGCTGTGGAGAAGAGTCCATTAGCTAGTCCTGGCCTGGGAAAACTGACATATAACCCCATCACACATCTCCCAA ATGGTTTTATTCCAGCTGGTCCTCATTATTACCACTCCACTGCAGCCAGCAGAAGACAGGTGGAACAGACCGGTAATGGAAATGCAACAGCATCACCAACAGAGGGCGCCAGTGCAAATGTA TCCGTGGACCAGATTCTCCAGCGTGGTCGCTCAGCCCCTGTTTCCCATAACCGCTCCTTCTCCTTGACCCTAAATCAAACCCAGAACAACCTGTTGATTCGCAAAGATGAGTCACCCCTGTCCTCTGGACTACACGTTACATCTGCACGCTTG AACCAGCGTTCAAATTCTCAGGTTCGTGAGGCTCGGCCACAGCCACGGTTCAGCAAGAAAGTGTTTCAGAGTAACTGTAATGTGGCAGCTGCAGGCGACCCTCGAGCCAAACTGGGCAGCTACTCCCAGGCCTACGGTACCATCAACAAGAGTGATCTGGACAATCTTCTCCGCAGTCGTCCTTGCAACCAGTAA
- the mapk15 gene encoding mitogen-activated protein kinase 15 isoform X3, translating to MSKKYESASVSEVEEHISLKYEMKKRLGKGAYGIVWKAVDRQTGEIVAVKKIFDAFRNRTDAQRTFREIMFLQEFGDHPNIIKLLNVIRAQNDKDIYLIFEYMDTDLHAVIKKGTLLKDIHKRYVMYQLLKAIKYLHSGNVIHRDQKPSNVLLDTDCVVKLCDFGLARSLNQIQEDSGNPALTEYVATRWYRAPEILLGSTRYTKGVDMWSLGCILGEMLLGKALFPGTSTINQIEKIMSAIPHPSPEDILAVKSEYGSSVIQRMLLKPQVPLEDLLQPSVPPDALDLLRGLLVFNPDKRLTAEQALQHPYVARFHSPAKEPALNYDVVLPVDDDVQLSVVQYRNKLYEMMLERRTNQGMLRLIQPKDGDSVTRGGKPSVIDKVENGSVAANGGGDGGHKEKTEHEKTDETNYTPLHSGTTKPGTINVSTLPAVEKSPLASPGLGKLTYNPITHLPNGFIPAGPHYYHSTAASRRQVEQTGNGNATASPTEGASANVSVDQILQRGRSAPVSHNRSFSLTLNQTQNNLLIRKDESPLSSGLHVTSARLNQRSNSQVREARPQPRFSKKVFQSNCNVAAAGDPRAKLGSYSQAYGTINKSDLDNLLRSRPCNQ from the exons atgagcaaaaaataTGAATCGGCAAGCGTGTCTGAGGTGGAGGAACACATTTCCCTCAAGTATGAAATGAAGAAGAGACTTGGAAAAGGG GCGTATGGCATTGTGTGGAAagctgtggacagacagacaggtgagattGTGGCTGTGAAGAAGATCTTTGATGCCTTCAGGAACAGGACAGATGCCCAG CGGACTTTCAGGGAAATCATGTTCCTCCAG GAGTTTGGAGATCATCCCAACATCATCAAACTCTTAAATGTCATCAGAGCCCAGAATGACAAAGACATTTACCTCATCTTTGAATATATGG ATACCGACCTGCATGCTGTGATAAAGAAAGGCACCCTGCTGAAAGACATCCACAAACGTTATGTGATGTACCAGCTGCTCAAAGCCATCAAATACCTGCATTCAGGGAATGTTATCCACAGGGACCAAAAG CCATCCAACGTGTTGCTGGACACTGACTGTGTAGTCAAGCTGTGTGATTTTGGCTTGGCCAGATCACTCAACCAGATCCAAGAAGACAGTGGAAACCCAGCACTGACGGAGTACGTGGCGACTCGGTGGTACAGAGCTCCTGAGATCCTGCTGGGATCCACAAG GTACACTAAAGGTGTGGACATGTGGAGTCTTGGCTGTATCCTGGGAGAAATGCTGCTGGGAAAAGCCCTGTTTCCCGGGACTTCCACCATCAACCAAATAGAAAAGATCATGAGCGCCATTCCACACCCAAGCCCAGAGG ATATTCTGGCAGTCAAGTCTGAATATGGATCCTCTGTCATTCAGAGAATGTTGCTGAA ACCACAGGTGCCTTTGGAGGATCTTTTGCAGCCATCTGTGCCTCCTGATGCTCTGGACCTGTTGAGAGGTTTGCTAGTTTTCAACCCAGACAAGCGACTGACTGCTGAGCAAGCACTTCAACACCCATATGTAGCCAG GTTTCATAGTCCAGCCAAGGAGCCAGCTCTTAACTATGATGTAGTGCTGCCAGTGGATGATGATGTACAATTATCTGTAGTTCAGTACCGCAACAAACTTTATGAG ATGATGCTGGAGAGGAGGACTAATCAGGGGATGCTAAGGCTGATCCAGCCAAAGGATGGAGACAGTGTCACTCGTGGAGGGAAACCCAGTGTTATAGATAAAGTAGAGAACGGCTCAGTGGCAGCCAATGGCGGTGGGGACGGTGGCCAtaaggagaaaacagaacatgaaaagactgatgAGACAAACTACACACCTTTACATTCAGGCACCACCAAACCTGGGACTATAAATGTGTCAACCCTGCCTGCTGTGGAGAAGAGTCCATTAGCTAGTCCTGGCCTGGGAAAACTGACATATAACCCCATCACACATCTCCCAA ATGGTTTTATTCCAGCTGGTCCTCATTATTACCACTCCACTGCAGCCAGCAGAAGACAGGTGGAACAGACCGGTAATGGAAATGCAACAGCATCACCAACAGAGGGCGCCAGTGCAAATGTA TCCGTGGACCAGATTCTCCAGCGTGGTCGCTCAGCCCCTGTTTCCCATAACCGCTCCTTCTCCTTGACCCTAAATCAAACCCAGAACAACCTGTTGATTCGCAAAGATGAGTCACCCCTGTCCTCTGGACTACACGTTACATCTGCACGCTTG AACCAGCGTTCAAATTCTCAGGTTCGTGAGGCTCGGCCACAGCCACGGTTCAGCAAGAAAGTGTTTCAGAGTAACTGTAATGTGGCAGCTGCAGGCGACCCTCGAGCCAAACTGGGCAGCTACTCCCAGGCCTACGGTACCATCAACAAGAGTGATCTGGACAATCTTCTCCGCAGTCGTCCTTGCAACCAGTAA
- the cap2 gene encoding adenylyl cyclase-associated protein 2 isoform X1, translated as MEGLMERLERAVTRLENMSSSVSNRDCINGIDGGLSQCVEAFDVILKGPVSDFLNYSRAIGSEVETHAEMVNKALQTQRTFLKMAATHQEPAQTELHDLLKPISDHIQEVQNFRERNRGSSLFNHLSAISESIPALGWVAVSQKPGPYVKEMNDAATFYTNRVLKDYKDTDRRHVDWVRSYLSIWTEMQSFIKQHHTTGLVWSKTGPIAPPSLFDPPTVPNASCPPPPPPPPGPPPAFNDDDSQPHAGGAAAQHSALFAQLNQGTDITKGLKHVSDDQKSHKNPRLRSQATPIKTKSPETMNSPRAVVQKRPPLLELEGKKWRVENFDQKHDLVIEETELKQVIYVFSCSNCTLQIKGKVNSIIVDNCKKLGLVFENIVGIVEIINSKAIQLQVLGRIPTISINKTEGCQVYLSKDSLNCDIVSAKSSEMNILIPQGDDEYREFPVPEQFKTVWDGSKLVTEPTEIAG; from the exons ATGGAAGGTTTAATGGAGCGGCTGGAGCGAGCTGTGACCCGCCTGGAGAACATGTCCAGCAGCGTGTCTAACAGGGACTGCATCAATGGCATCGATGGAG gtttgtctcagtgtgtggAGGCCTTTGACGTCATCCTGAAAGGTCCAGTGTCAGACTTCCTGAACTATAGCCGAGCCATAGGAAGCGAGGTTGAGACACAT GCAGAGATGGTGAACAAGGCCCTGCAGACTCAGAGGACTTTCCTCAAGATGGCCGCCACACACCAGGAACCTGCACAG ACAGAGCTTCATGACCTGCTGAAGCCAATTTCGGATCACATCCAGGAGGTCCAGAACTTCCGAGAACGAAACCGTGGCAGCAGCCTCTTCAATCACCTGTCAGCCATAAGTGAGAGCATCCCCGCTTTAGGCTGGGTGGCTGTG aGTCAGAAACCGGGTCCTTATGTGAAGGAGATGAATGATGCTGCCACCTTCTACACTAACAGAGTATTGAAAGACTACAAGGACAC CGACAGACGTCATGTAGACTGGGTGCGTTCCTATTTGTCAATCTGGACCGAGATGCAGTCCTTCATCAAACAGCACCACACCACAGGATTGGTGTGGAGCAAGACT GGTCCCAttgctcctccttctctctttgacCCTCCTACTGTCCCTAATGCTTCCtgtcccccacctccccctcctccccctggCCCTCCCCCGGCCTTCAATGATGATGACTCCCAGCCTCATGCAGGTGGTGCAGCAGCGCAGCACTCAGCTCTGTTTGCCCAGCTCAACCAGGGCACAGACATCACTAAAG GTCTGAAGCATGTATCAGATGACCAAAAGAGCCACAAGAACCCCAGACTGCGTTCTCAAGCAACACCGATCAAAACAAAGTCCCCAGAGACTATGAACTCTCCCAGAGCAGTTGTTCAGAAGAGACCTCctctgctggagctggaggGGAAGAAATGGAGGGTG GAGAACTTCGATCAGAAACACGACCTTGTGATTGAGGAGACGGAGCTGAAACAAGTCATCTACGTCTTTAGCTGCAGCAACTGCACTTTGCAGATTAAGGGCAAAGTTAACTCCATCATTGTAG ACAACTGTAAGAAGCTGGGTCTGGTGTTTGAGAACATAGTTGGGATTGTGGAGATCATCAACTCCAAGGCAATTCAGTTACAG GTGCTTGGAAGAATTCCCACCATCTCCATCAACAAGACGGAGGGCTGCCAGGTCTATCTGAGTAAGGACTCCCTTAACTGTGACATCGTCAGTGCCAAGAGCTCTGAGATGAACATCCTGATACCACAAGGAGATGACGAATAT AGGGAGTTTCCAGTACCGGAGCAGTTCAAGACTGTTTGGGACGGCTCCAAACTGGTGACAGAACCCACTGAGATCGCAGGCTGA
- the cap2 gene encoding adenylyl cyclase-associated protein 2 isoform X2, which translates to MEGLMERLERAVTRLENMSSSVSNRDCINGIDGGLSQCVEAFDVILKGPVSDFLNYSRAIGSEVETHAEMVNKALQTQRTFLKMAATHQEPAQTELHDLLKPISDHIQEVQNFRERNRGSSLFNHLSAISESIPALGWVAVSQKPGPYVKEMNDAATFYTNRVLKDYKDTDRRHVDWVRSYLSIWTEMQSFIKQHHTTGLVWSKTGPIAPPSLFDPPTVPNASCPPPPPPPPGPPPAFNDDDSQPHAGGAAAQHSALFAQLNQGTDITKGLKHVSDDQKSHKNPRLRSQATPIKTKSPETMNSPRAVVQKRPPLLELEGKKWRVENFDQKHDLVIEETELKQVIYVFSCSNCTLQIKGKVNSIITTVRSWVWCLRT; encoded by the exons ATGGAAGGTTTAATGGAGCGGCTGGAGCGAGCTGTGACCCGCCTGGAGAACATGTCCAGCAGCGTGTCTAACAGGGACTGCATCAATGGCATCGATGGAG gtttgtctcagtgtgtggAGGCCTTTGACGTCATCCTGAAAGGTCCAGTGTCAGACTTCCTGAACTATAGCCGAGCCATAGGAAGCGAGGTTGAGACACAT GCAGAGATGGTGAACAAGGCCCTGCAGACTCAGAGGACTTTCCTCAAGATGGCCGCCACACACCAGGAACCTGCACAG ACAGAGCTTCATGACCTGCTGAAGCCAATTTCGGATCACATCCAGGAGGTCCAGAACTTCCGAGAACGAAACCGTGGCAGCAGCCTCTTCAATCACCTGTCAGCCATAAGTGAGAGCATCCCCGCTTTAGGCTGGGTGGCTGTG aGTCAGAAACCGGGTCCTTATGTGAAGGAGATGAATGATGCTGCCACCTTCTACACTAACAGAGTATTGAAAGACTACAAGGACAC CGACAGACGTCATGTAGACTGGGTGCGTTCCTATTTGTCAATCTGGACCGAGATGCAGTCCTTCATCAAACAGCACCACACCACAGGATTGGTGTGGAGCAAGACT GGTCCCAttgctcctccttctctctttgacCCTCCTACTGTCCCTAATGCTTCCtgtcccccacctccccctcctccccctggCCCTCCCCCGGCCTTCAATGATGATGACTCCCAGCCTCATGCAGGTGGTGCAGCAGCGCAGCACTCAGCTCTGTTTGCCCAGCTCAACCAGGGCACAGACATCACTAAAG GTCTGAAGCATGTATCAGATGACCAAAAGAGCCACAAGAACCCCAGACTGCGTTCTCAAGCAACACCGATCAAAACAAAGTCCCCAGAGACTATGAACTCTCCCAGAGCAGTTGTTCAGAAGAGACCTCctctgctggagctggaggGGAAGAAATGGAGGGTG GAGAACTTCGATCAGAAACACGACCTTGTGATTGAGGAGACGGAGCTGAAACAAGTCATCTACGTCTTTAGCTGCAGCAACTGCACTTTGCAGATTAAGGGCAAAGTTAACTCCATCATT ACAACTGTAAGAAGCTGGGTCTGGTGTTTGAGAACATAG
- the mapk15 gene encoding mitogen-activated protein kinase 15 isoform X2 codes for MLFEPPMLLCIHVHHVFKPSLYFNLKRNSCNYPDLSSAAYGIVWKAVDRQTGEIVAVKKIFDAFRNRTDAQRTFREIMFLQEFGDHPNIIKLLNVIRAQNDKDIYLIFEYMDTDLHAVIKKGTLLKDIHKRYVMYQLLKAIKYLHSGNVIHRDQKPSNVLLDTDCVVKLCDFGLARSLNQIQEDSGNPALTEYVATRWYRAPEILLGSTRYTKGVDMWSLGCILGEMLLGKALFPGTSTINQIEKIMSAIPHPSPEDILAVKSEYGSSVIQRMLLKPQVPLEDLLQPSVPPDALDLLRGLLVFNPDKRLTAEQALQHPYVARFHSPAKEPALNYDVVLPVDDDVQLSVVQYRNKLYEMMLERRTNQGMLRLIQPKDGDSVTRGGKPSVIDKVENGSVAANGGGDGGHKEKTEHEKTDETNYTPLHSGTTKPGTINVSTLPAVEKSPLASPGLGKLTYNPITHLPTGPHYYHSTAASRRQVEQTGNGNATASPTEGASANVSVDQILQRGRSAPVSHNRSFSLTLNQTQNNLLIRKDESPLSSGLHVTSARLNQRSNSQVREARPQPRFSKKVFQSNCNVAAAGDPRAKLGSYSQAYGTINKSDLDNLLRSRPCNQ; via the exons ATGCTGTTCGAGCCTCCTATGCTCCTGTGCATTCATGTTCACCACGTCTTTAAGCCGTCTCTGTACTTCAACCTTAAGAGAAATTCCTGTAATTATCCAGACTTAAGTTCCGCA GCGTATGGCATTGTGTGGAAagctgtggacagacagacaggtgagattGTGGCTGTGAAGAAGATCTTTGATGCCTTCAGGAACAGGACAGATGCCCAG CGGACTTTCAGGGAAATCATGTTCCTCCAG GAGTTTGGAGATCATCCCAACATCATCAAACTCTTAAATGTCATCAGAGCCCAGAATGACAAAGACATTTACCTCATCTTTGAATATATGG ATACCGACCTGCATGCTGTGATAAAGAAAGGCACCCTGCTGAAAGACATCCACAAACGTTATGTGATGTACCAGCTGCTCAAAGCCATCAAATACCTGCATTCAGGGAATGTTATCCACAGGGACCAAAAG CCATCCAACGTGTTGCTGGACACTGACTGTGTAGTCAAGCTGTGTGATTTTGGCTTGGCCAGATCACTCAACCAGATCCAAGAAGACAGTGGAAACCCAGCACTGACGGAGTACGTGGCGACTCGGTGGTACAGAGCTCCTGAGATCCTGCTGGGATCCACAAG GTACACTAAAGGTGTGGACATGTGGAGTCTTGGCTGTATCCTGGGAGAAATGCTGCTGGGAAAAGCCCTGTTTCCCGGGACTTCCACCATCAACCAAATAGAAAAGATCATGAGCGCCATTCCACACCCAAGCCCAGAGG ATATTCTGGCAGTCAAGTCTGAATATGGATCCTCTGTCATTCAGAGAATGTTGCTGAA ACCACAGGTGCCTTTGGAGGATCTTTTGCAGCCATCTGTGCCTCCTGATGCTCTGGACCTGTTGAGAGGTTTGCTAGTTTTCAACCCAGACAAGCGACTGACTGCTGAGCAAGCACTTCAACACCCATATGTAGCCAG GTTTCATAGTCCAGCCAAGGAGCCAGCTCTTAACTATGATGTAGTGCTGCCAGTGGATGATGATGTACAATTATCTGTAGTTCAGTACCGCAACAAACTTTATGAG ATGATGCTGGAGAGGAGGACTAATCAGGGGATGCTAAGGCTGATCCAGCCAAAGGATGGAGACAGTGTCACTCGTGGAGGGAAACCCAGTGTTATAGATAAAGTAGAGAACGGCTCAGTGGCAGCCAATGGCGGTGGGGACGGTGGCCAtaaggagaaaacagaacatgaaaagactgatgAGACAAACTACACACCTTTACATTCAGGCACCACCAAACCTGGGACTATAAATGTGTCAACCCTGCCTGCTGTGGAGAAGAGTCCATTAGCTAGTCCTGGCCTGGGAAAACTGACATATAACCCCATCACACATCTCCCAA CTGGTCCTCATTATTACCACTCCACTGCAGCCAGCAGAAGACAGGTGGAACAGACCGGTAATGGAAATGCAACAGCATCACCAACAGAGGGCGCCAGTGCAAATGTA TCCGTGGACCAGATTCTCCAGCGTGGTCGCTCAGCCCCTGTTTCCCATAACCGCTCCTTCTCCTTGACCCTAAATCAAACCCAGAACAACCTGTTGATTCGCAAAGATGAGTCACCCCTGTCCTCTGGACTACACGTTACATCTGCACGCTTG AACCAGCGTTCAAATTCTCAGGTTCGTGAGGCTCGGCCACAGCCACGGTTCAGCAAGAAAGTGTTTCAGAGTAACTGTAATGTGGCAGCTGCAGGCGACCCTCGAGCCAAACTGGGCAGCTACTCCCAGGCCTACGGTACCATCAACAAGAGTGATCTGGACAATCTTCTCCGCAGTCGTCCTTGCAACCAGTAA
- the LOC124074328 gene encoding uncharacterized protein LOC124074328 — translation MKTCKPSLKTSVEEECGVWLDTAQLKKKAKQKRPSRPISKLLNPFAGGEGYNLAVALNFTQTKVEMPKTKQSSISTFFAPQRRVINRLTTSEEPKMDPVLPSLSSTTTTCASAAPTPVASGTKRKREIDLNLNKSEPRVDHEWKSEHVFEAAEWQEQAASITPSLNVYCGFEEERFEEINPPRSKRRLTATSSVPVDSQPLPQPWSQDPLFTYNQCSEDEHSPDNHKNTTAKHLSDSEPSFINGLQNEEAFGVCVDVEAITSTQKFFKHVHSSQVDDEKENSRILSSTSPRKQSTVSHIESLTNHKWTEQKTASPRKQIPVGLCKKTHKEDSYDSQFKWTKPSKSPLKTQLSCRAVDEDSLAMLFTQDSEGFRVIAHRGLLARSPLKDQSNVSTRRVRISACKFLMEEDEEDEMLFTQDSQGNLVIKH, via the exons ATGAAGACTTGTAAACCATCACTGAAGACCTCCGTTGAAGAGGAATGTGGCGTTTGGCTGGACACTGcgcagctgaaaaaaaaagctaaacag AAGCGACCATCTCGTCCCATTTCAAAACTGCTGAATCCCTTTGCTGGAGGTGAAGGATACAATTTGGCTGTAGCGCTCAACTTCACTCAGACAAAAGTGGAAATGCCAAAGACCAAACAGAGTTCCATATCAACCTTTTTTGCACCTCAGCGCAGAG TTATCAATAGGCTGACTACTTCTGAAGAACCAAAAATGGATCCAGTGCTGCCTTCTTTATCATCTACCACAACCACATGTGCCTCAGCTGCACCAACTCCTGTGGCGTCTGGGACAAAACGGAAACGTGAAATAGATCTCAACTTAAATAAGTCTGAGCCTCGTGTGGATCATGAGTGGAAAAGTGAACATGTGTTTGAAGCAGCAGAGTGGCAGGAACAGGCAGCCAGCATTACACCTTCTCTAAACGTGTACTGTGGATTTGAAGAAGAGCGGTTTGAAGAAATAAATCCACCACGGAGTAAAAGGAGGCTCACTGCAACCTCCTCAGTGCCAGTTGACAGTCAACCACTACCACAGCCATGGAGTCAGGACCCACTGTTCACTTATAACCAATGTTCTGAAGATGAACATTCACCAGATAACCACAAAAACACTACAGCAAAGCACCTCAGTGACTCTGAGCCAAGTTTCATTAACGGTCTACAAAATGAGGAGGcctttggtgtttgtgtggatgtaGAAGCGATAACCTCGACGCAGAAATTCTTTAAGCATGTTCATTCTTCTCAAGTGGAtgatgagaaagaaaacagcaggatTTTGTCTTCTACATCCCCACGTAAACAGTCAACCGTCTCTCATATTGAATCTCTTACAAATCATAAATGGACAGAACAAAAAACTGCATCACCTCGAAAACAGATACCAGTGGGCCTGTGTAAAAAGACTCATAAAGAAGACAGCTATGACTCACAGTTCAAGTGGACAAAACCAAGTAAATCTCCCctaaaaacacagctgtcatGCAGAGCGGTTGATGAGGACAGTCTGGCCATGTTGTTCACCCAGGACTCTGAAGGCTTCAGGGTGATAGCACACAGAGGACTGCTAGCCAGGAGTCCACTCAAAGATCAGAGTAACGTAAGCACCAGGAGGGTGAGAATTAGTGCTTGCAAATTTCTgatggaggaggacgaggaagatGAGATGCTGTTTACTCAAGACTCTCAGGGAAATCTGGTAATCAAGCATTGA
- the vps28 gene encoding vacuolar protein sorting-associated protein 28 homolog: protein MFHGIPVTGSVGGAPANKPELYEEVKLYKNAREREKYDNMAELFAVVKTLQALEKAYIKDCVTPNEYTASCSRLLVQYKAAFKQVQGSDVGSIDEFCRKYRLDCPLAMERIKEDRPITIKDDKGNLNRCIADIVSLFITVMDKLRLEIRAMDEIQPDLRELMETMNRMSNMPPDSEAKDKVSLWLTTLSSMSASDELDDNQVRQMLFDLESAYNAFNRFLHSS from the exons ATGTTTCATGGGATACCAGTTACAGGAAGTGTGGGCGGAG CTCCAGCTAATAAACCTGAACTATATGAG GAAGTGAAATTATACAAAAATGCAAGAGAACGAGAAAA GTATGATAACATGGCAGAATTGTTTGCTGTGGTGAAGACACTTCAGGCCCTGGAAAAGGCTTACATCAAGGACTGTGTCACACCTAATGA GTACACTGCTTCCTGTTCAAGACTGTTGGTTCAGTATAAGGCTGCTTTCAAACAGGTGCAGGGCTCTGATGTGGGCTCCATTGATGAGTTCTGCCGGAAGTACAGA CTTGACTGCCCGTTAGCCATGGAAAGGATTAAAGAGGATCGACCAATCACCATCAAGGATGACAAGGGAAACCTGAACCGCTGCATTGCAGATATAGTTTCT CTTTTCATCACTGTGATGGACAAGCTGAGACTGGAGATCAGAGCCATGGATGAG ATCCAGCCAGACCTAAGGGAACTGATGGAAACCATGAACAGAATGAGCAACATGCCTCCAGACTCCGAGGCTAAGGACAAAGTCAGCCTCTG GTTGACCACCCTCAGCAGCATGTCAGCCTCAGACGAGTTGGATGATAATCAGGTGCGTCAGATGCTGTTTGATCTGGAGTCGGCCTACAATGCCTTCAACCGCTTCCTCCACTCCTCATAA